A region from the Vulpes lagopus strain Blue_001 chromosome 5, ASM1834538v1, whole genome shotgun sequence genome encodes:
- the EID3 gene encoding EP300-interacting inhibitor of differentiation 3 produces MSDETGSRAGAVEEGAAPAGTLAATVYSVKQADDEEEPVKVEAADGCSDDLSCGEADIDPSLLELADDEEKCRKIRKQYRQLIYNVQQNRDDIVNTASDSLTEALEEANVLFDGVSRTREAALDAQFLVLASDLGKEKAKQLNSDMSFFNQVAFCDFLFIFVGLNWMEDDEPGELSGCDDNIALSFWETVQKEATSWILQAETFHFIFGSFKSKPAPKPRLEHHKKAHKVEESGDMPTKLRKLDLSNNQEATEKEVERILGLLQTYFRKYPDTPVSYFEFVIDPNSFSRTVENIFYVSFIIRDGFARIRLDQDRLPILEPININQVDEGNDPSSHGRKQGVISLSLQDWKNIVATFEISEAMITNSY; encoded by the coding sequence ATGTCTGACGAGACAGGCTCCCGCGCGGGAGCGGTAGAGGAAGGAGCGGCGCCAGCGGGGACCCTCGCTGCTACTGTGTACTCGGTGAAACAGGCGGACGACGAGGAGGAGCCCGTGAAAGTGGAAGCGGCCGATGGCTGCTCTGACGACCTCAGCTGTGGGGAGGCCGACATAGACCCCAGCCTCCTAGAGCTTGCGGATGACGAGGAGAAATGCCGGAAAATCCGCAAGCAGTACCGGCAGCTCATCTATAACGTCCAGCAGAACCGCGATGACATCGTGAACACTGCCAGCGACTCGTTAACCGAGGCTCTTGAAGAAGCCAATGTCCTATTTGATGGAGTGAGCCGAACAAGGGAAGCGGCTCTCGATGCCCAGTTTCTTGTTTTGGCTTCTGATTTGggtaaagaaaaagcaaagcaactaAACTCTGATATGAGCTTTTTTAATCAAGTAGCGTTTTGTGACTTTCTGTTTATATTTGTGGGTCTGAACTGGATGGAAGATGATGAACCTGGTGAACTGAGTGGCTGTGATGATAACATAGCTCTTTCCTTCTGGGAGACAGTACAGAAGGAAGCAACATCCTGGATATTGCAAGCTGAaacatttcactttattttcGGTTCATTCAAGTCCAAACCTGCACCAAAGCCCCGACTTGAACACCACAAAAAAGCTCACAAAGTAGAAGAAAGTGGGGATATGCCTACAAAGCTGAGGAAGTTGGACCTGAGTAACAATCAAGAAGCAACAGAAAAAGAAGTAGAGAGAATCTTGGGATTGTTGCAAACGTACTTTCGAAAGTATCCTGATACTCCTGTGTCCTATTTTGAGTTTGTGATTGATCCAAACTCTTTTTCTCGTACTGtggagaatatattttatgtttctttcattaTAAGGGATGGTTTTGCGAGAATAAGGCTTGACCAAGACAGGCTGCCAATATTAGAGCCGATTAATATTAACCAAGTGGATGAGGGAAATGATCCCAGTTCTCATGGCAGGAAACAAGGAGTTATATCTTTAAGTTTACAGGACTGGAAAAATATTGTGGCAACTTTTGAAATTTCAGAGGCTATGATCACAAACTCATACTAG